In a single window of the Candidatus Zymogenaceae bacterium genome:
- a CDS encoding biotin transporter BioY has protein sequence MVALFSALTAAGAYIKIPLPPVPLTLQTMMVYLSGLVLGGRAGALSQAIYLLLGLLGLPVFASGGGPVYILSPTFGYLIAFVPASLVVGYSVRRLKGRARILSIVAGMLVVYSIGVGYLLFSMNVLLDKPMNVYDAVRAGFLITAPGEILKGVVCWICYASLERRFDLPLFGGGHD, from the coding sequence ATGGTGGCTCTTTTTTCCGCGTTGACGGCGGCGGGTGCGTATATCAAGATCCCCCTGCCTCCGGTCCCGCTGACGCTGCAGACCATGATGGTATATCTTTCCGGGCTCGTATTAGGGGGACGGGCCGGGGCGCTGTCCCAGGCGATATATCTGTTGTTGGGTCTTCTGGGTCTTCCGGTATTCGCATCGGGTGGGGGACCGGTATATATCCTCTCGCCCACGTTCGGGTATCTTATTGCGTTCGTGCCCGCGTCGCTGGTTGTGGGATATTCGGTTCGACGATTAAAGGGGCGCGCGAGAATTTTAAGTATTGTGGCTGGAATGCTGGTGGTGTATAGTATCGGTGTTGGATACCTTCTTTTTTCCATGAATGTGCTGCTTGACAAACCGATGAACGTGTATGACGCCGTCCGCGCCGGTTTTTTGATTACCGCACCGGGGGAGATTCTCAAGGGCGTGGTATGCTGGATTTGTTACGCGTCGCTGGAACGTCGATTCGATCTGCCTCTGTTCGGGGGAGGTCATGATTGA